One genomic window of Enoplosus armatus isolate fEnoArm2 chromosome 19, fEnoArm2.hap1, whole genome shotgun sequence includes the following:
- the wdr21 gene encoding WD repeat domain 21, producing the protein MKKWNRREGQRPHRRQGAGQRHGWYRDNRRRSTQDEQWSGHSDAGPSFRASQRRSDNQSASSSSHSSSSSSSSSSSSSSSSSSSSKTGSAPPELPGFYFDPEKNRYFRLLPGHNNCNPLTKEQLQVKEREKERNKMLVEDEKPRKKAPRTGLNTSLLLQKRYLGLLSENSYCRLVHEVKVSGMRRHKLEIQSTDNSNPNTDNFRLIVGDSACERVFTVNDVSHGGCKYGIMNFSSSSRGSLSVEMCDNLYFTNRKVNSICWASVNYPDSHVLLCLVGVADTPGCVSLLPASLFSNSNPDQPGMLCSFKISSAWSCAWCLNPQFDKTFSTGLSRRVIVKDAETGRTQTYSTGSDVLAQQFALRVPVLFNGCRSGEIFSIDLRQRGRRDQTWKASRFHQESAITSVHVLQDENYLLAADMLGQIKLWDVRVTKPVQEYKGHYNEHAYLPIHVNEPEGLLLAVGQDCYTRLWSLKDGHLLRTIPSPHPAANDLIPSVVFSSKLGGCRGLPGLLMAVKHDLYYFPYNTDYQEGGEHQAGF; encoded by the exons ATGAAGAAGTGGAACAGGCGAGAAGGGCAGCGACCGCACAGGCGACAAGGTGCTGGTCAACGCCACGGCTGGTACAGAGACAACCGGCGAAGATCAACACAAGACGAGCAGTG GTCTGGACATAGTGATGCAGGGCCATCATTCAGAGCATCTCAGAGGAGATCCGACAACCAGTCAGCCTCTTCCTCGTCCCACtcatcctcctcgtcttcctcgtcttcctcatcttcctcctcctcctcctcctcctcctctaagaCCGGCAGTGCTCCACCAG AGCTGCCTGGTTTCTACTTCGACCCCGAGAAAAATCGTTACTTCCGCCTGTTGCCCGGACACAACAACTGTAACCCACTGACCaaagagcagctgcaggtgaaagagagagagaaagaaagaaacaagatgCTTGTGGAGGATGAAAAGCCCAGAAAA AAAGCGCCAAGAACAGGACTGAACACTTCGCTGTTACTGCAGAAAAGATACCTTGGCCTGTTAAGTGAGAACTCCTACTGCAG GCTGGTCCATGAGGTGAAGGTTAGTGGAATGAGACGCCACAAACTGGAGATCCAGAGCACAGACAACAGCAACCCCAACACTGACAACTTCAGGCTCATAGTG GGGGACTCGGCATGTGAGCGAGTGTTCACAGTCAATGATGTCTCACACGGAGGCTGCAAGTACGGCATCAtgaacttcagcagcagcagccggggATCTCTGTCTGTGGAAATGTGTGACAACCTCTACTTCACCAACCGCAAG GTGAATTCCATCTGCTGGGCTTCAGTCAACTACCCAGACTCGCACGTCTT GCTGTGTCTGGTAGGAGTGGCAGACACCCCTGGCTGCGTCAGTTTACTTCCTGCTTCCCTCTTCAGCAACTCCAACCCAG accaGCCTGGGATGCTGTGTAGCTTCAAGATATCCTCTGCCTGGTCTTGTGCTTGGTGCCTCAACCCCCAGTTTGACAAGACCTTCAGCACTG GCCTGTCTCGTAGGGTGATAGTGAAAGATGCAGAGACGGGCCGAACGCAGACATACAGCACTGGCAGCGACGTCTTGGCTCAGCAGTTTGCCCTTAGG GTCCCTGTGCTGTTTAATGGTTGCCGATCAGGGGAAATCTTCAGCATTGACCTGCGGCAGCGCGGCCGCAGGGATCAAACCTGGAAGGCCAGCCGCTTCCATCAAGAATCAGCCATCACCTCCGTACACGTCCTGCAGGACGAGAACTACCTGCTAGCTGCTGACATGCTGGGCCAG ATTAAGCTGTGGGATGTGCGAGTGACAAAGCCAGTGCAGGAATACAAAGGCCACTACAATGAACATGCCTACCTTCCCATCCATGTCAATGAGCCTGAGGGGCTGTTGTTGGCAG TTGGTCAGGATTGCTACACGCGGTTATGGAGCCTAAAAGACGGCCATCTACTGAGGACTATCCCATCACCCCACCCGGCCGCAAACGACCTGATCCCGAGCGTGGTCTTCTCTTCCAAGTTGGGTGGCTGCAGGGGGCTCCCCGGCCTGCTGATGGCCGTCAAACACGACCTTTACTACTTCCCTTACAACACCGACTACCAGGAAGGAGGAGAGCATCAGGCCGGCTTTTAG